The following are from one region of the Novosphingobium humi genome:
- a CDS encoding aromatic ring-hydroxylating oxygenase subunit alpha: protein MADSDPTTTRIKPTPESCGLPVSEGISWLELMAQDSRPAPDVLTTPSYQNRGSKPLAAARYTSEDFARLERERMWPRVWQFAAREEDLPEAGDYVVYENAGRSFLISRQDDGSVRAMHNVCLHRGRKLRTEDGHADRFICPFHGFAWNKDGSFNHMPCQWDFAHLEEANLSLPPVEVGQWGGYIFLREEPGGPSLEEYLAPLPEHFKRWRHEECVTVMWVGKEVAANWKVTAEAFMEAWHTIVTHPQLLPFTGDCNSAYWTWGDHVNVNLVPFGIMSPHLDPTSHDQQWIVDEFVKYNGRSGDNYDAGGDPYYVAVPEGMTARKALGAKMRAAYTAQTGYDHEDATDAELLDALVYNVFPNFAPWGGFMPNIVYRWRPGKTPDTCIMEVRILMRVKKGEKHPRGVPMKFLRLDQKWTEAPELGILGDVFEQDMDNLPYVQQGLHASKTGIVNLGNYQEIRLRQFQQTLDKYLGIAEGSDGAKDSDGAGA, encoded by the coding sequence ATGGCGGACAGCGACCCCACCACCACACGCATCAAACCGACCCCCGAAAGCTGCGGCCTGCCGGTGTCCGAGGGGATAAGCTGGCTCGAACTGATGGCGCAGGATTCGCGGCCCGCGCCCGATGTGCTGACCACGCCATCCTATCAGAACCGGGGCAGCAAACCTTTGGCCGCCGCGCGCTATACCAGCGAGGATTTCGCCCGATTGGAGCGCGAGCGCATGTGGCCGCGCGTCTGGCAATTTGCCGCGCGCGAGGAAGACCTGCCCGAAGCGGGGGATTATGTGGTCTATGAAAACGCGGGGCGCTCTTTCCTGATCAGCCGACAGGATGACGGATCGGTGCGCGCCATGCACAATGTCTGCCTGCATCGGGGCCGCAAATTGCGGACCGAAGACGGCCATGCCGACCGCTTCATCTGCCCCTTCCACGGCTTTGCCTGGAACAAGGACGGCAGTTTCAACCATATGCCCTGCCAATGGGATTTCGCCCATCTGGAGGAAGCCAACCTGTCGCTGCCCCCGGTCGAGGTGGGCCAATGGGGCGGCTATATTTTCCTGCGCGAAGAACCGGGCGGCCCAAGCCTTGAGGAATATCTGGCCCCCCTGCCCGAACATTTCAAACGCTGGCGGCACGAGGAATGCGTGACCGTCATGTGGGTGGGCAAGGAAGTGGCCGCCAATTGGAAAGTGACCGCCGAGGCCTTCATGGAGGCATGGCACACGATCGTCACCCATCCCCAGCTTCTGCCCTTCACCGGCGATTGCAACAGCGCCTATTGGACATGGGGCGATCATGTGAACGTCAATCTGGTGCCTTTCGGCATCATGTCGCCCCATCTGGACCCCACCAGCCACGACCAGCAGTGGATCGTGGACGAATTTGTCAAATATAACGGCCGCAGCGGCGACAATTATGACGCGGGCGGCGATCCCTATTACGTCGCGGTCCCCGAAGGCATGACCGCGCGCAAGGCGCTGGGGGCCAAGATGCGCGCGGCCTATACCGCCCAGACCGGCTATGACCACGAAGACGCCACCGATGCCGAATTGCTCGATGCGCTGGTCTATAATGTCTTTCCCAATTTCGCGCCCTGGGGCGGGTTCATGCCCAACATCGTCTATCGCTGGCGCCCCGGAAAGACGCCCGACACCTGCATCATGGAAGTCCGCATCCTGATGCGCGTGAAAAAGGGCGAGAAGCATCCGCGCGGTGTGCCGATGAAATTTCTGCGGCTGGACCAGAAATGGACCGAGGCGCCAGAACTTGGCATTCTGGGCGATGTGTTCGAACAGGACATGGACAACCTGCCCTATGTGCAGCAAGGGCTGCATGCCTCGAAGACGGGCATCGTCAATCTGGGCAATTATCAGGAAATCCGCCTGCGCCAGTTTCAGCAGACGCTGGACAAATATCTGGGCATTGCCGAAGGCAGCGACGGGGCCAAAGACAGCGATGGGGCGGGCGCATGA
- a CDS encoding SDR family NAD(P)-dependent oxidoreductase, which translates to MGKLDGRVALVTGGLRGIGLAIATRFVAEGAQVLLADLDADGSEAVGAALAGLGDRAAYISANVVDEASWQAIAEHMRSAYGAAHILVNNAGIDLTGAVESLSLEAWRRIMAVNVDGVFLGTRALVPLMAQSGAGMAGGASIINVSSIMGIVGYSEVSAYNASKGAVRLFTKGIAIEFATKRMPIRANSLHPGFVKTPLLNAGFQRWVDKGFAQKPEDLVAAMEGATPIGRLAEPSELAGPAVFLASGDASYVTGAELVVDGGWTAQ; encoded by the coding sequence ATGGGCAAGCTGGATGGACGCGTGGCGCTGGTCACGGGCGGTCTGCGGGGCATAGGCCTTGCCATTGCGACGCGGTTTGTGGCCGAAGGGGCGCAGGTTCTGCTGGCCGATCTGGATGCGGATGGCAGCGAGGCGGTGGGCGCGGCCCTGGCCGGGCTGGGTGATCGAGCCGCCTATATCAGCGCCAATGTTGTCGATGAGGCATCCTGGCAGGCCATCGCCGAGCATATGCGCAGCGCATATGGGGCGGCGCATATTCTGGTCAACAATGCCGGGATCGACCTGACCGGCGCGGTTGAAAGCCTGAGCCTTGAGGCATGGCGGCGGATCATGGCGGTCAATGTCGACGGGGTGTTTTTGGGCACGCGCGCGCTGGTGCCGCTGATGGCGCAGAGCGGGGCCGGTATGGCGGGCGGGGCCAGCATCATCAATGTCAGCTCGATCATGGGGATCGTCGGCTATTCCGAGGTTTCCGCCTATAATGCCAGCAAGGGCGCGGTGCGCCTGTTCACCAAGGGCATTGCGATTGAATTTGCCACCAAGCGCATGCCGATCCGCGCCAATTCGCTCCATCCCGGCTTTGTCAAAACGCCTTTGCTCAACGCCGGATTTCAGCGCTGGGTCGACAAGGGCTTTGCCCAGAAGCCGGAAGATCTGGTGGCCGCGATGGAGGGGGCAACGCCGATCGGCCGTCTGGCCGAACCATCGGAACTGGCCGGACCCGCGGTGTTTCTGGCGAGCGGGGATGCCAGCTATGTGACGGGGGCCGAACTGGTGGTCGATGGCGGCTGGACCGCGCAATAG
- a CDS encoding ThuA domain-containing protein, which yields MSEEHPRRINCVLICGGVWHDIDFARLELLKLLGEDPAIRTRVFEDYEHIAAIEAADIIITYTCDVTPSLAAQEALKGWLERGGRWYALHGTNSVLRLLSDGSKAGLWDAPRWAPLFMDLLGSQFISHPPIAPYLVEVADPEHRLVAGVEPFETTDELYHLETHGPLHVLLDTACTEPGTGFVEADGAPGRHPVFYIKDHGRGAVLYLTLGHCRGHYDLQPMLDWWPSVDRCAWDLPVFHDLLRRGLGWLKEPLAA from the coding sequence ATGAGCGAGGAGCATCCCCGGCGCATCAATTGCGTGCTGATCTGTGGCGGGGTTTGGCATGACATCGACTTTGCCCGGCTTGAACTGCTCAAGCTGCTGGGCGAAGATCCCGCCATCCGCACCCGCGTGTTTGAGGATTATGAGCATATCGCCGCCATCGAGGCGGCCGATATCATCATCACCTACACCTGCGACGTCACGCCTTCCCTTGCCGCGCAGGAGGCGCTGAAAGGCTGGCTGGAGCGGGGCGGGCGCTGGTATGCGCTGCATGGCACCAATTCGGTGCTGCGGCTGTTATCCGATGGCTCCAAGGCCGGATTGTGGGATGCGCCGCGCTGGGCGCCCCTGTTCATGGATCTGTTGGGCAGCCAGTTCATCAGCCATCCGCCCATCGCGCCCTACCTTGTCGAGGTGGCCGATCCTGAACACCGGCTGGTGGCCGGGGTGGAGCCGTTCGAAACGACCGATGAGCTGTATCATCTGGAAACCCACGGCCCGCTTCATGTCCTGCTCGACACCGCCTGCACCGAACCGGGCACGGGCTTTGTCGAGGCCGATGGCGCGCCGGGGCGCCATCCGGTGTTCTATATCAAGGATCATGGCCGGGGCGCGGTGCTCTATCTGACGCTGGGCCATTGCCGGGGGCATTACGATCTGCAACCGATGCTCGACTGGTGGCCCAGTGTCGATCGCTGCGCATGGGATCTGCCGGTATTCCATGACCTGCTGCGGCGGGGGCTGGGCTGGCTGAAAGAGCCGTTGGCCGCATGA
- a CDS encoding helix-turn-helix transcriptional regulator, producing the protein MDAPSLEWVDAVRIASPDQIRAAAEALNRIALGCGMQVAPAHNIADKRTPVDTEGNVLARDVFGWTSEKAWWRNPRIALDSPITSACRFESEPFWLNERGFRTRQPNRYLSAIDLTNFEARAMTRAAIVVPVHLPFGQIGAVSFNPLDQSVTDLAAMFDRYGDIFGLLGRTFIASYVNTMGLVQALPAKSRLSKREVECLRWAAIGKTDLEISMIIGRSRATVRFHIHNASIKLDAVNRSQTVFKAAQLGYISLHK; encoded by the coding sequence ATGGATGCCCCAAGCCTTGAATGGGTTGACGCCGTGCGGATCGCATCACCCGATCAGATCCGCGCCGCCGCCGAGGCCCTCAACCGCATCGCGCTGGGTTGCGGGATGCAGGTCGCCCCGGCCCACAACATTGCCGACAAGCGGACCCCGGTGGACACCGAGGGCAATGTGCTGGCCCGCGACGTGTTCGGATGGACCAGCGAGAAAGCATGGTGGCGCAACCCGCGCATCGCGCTGGATTCGCCGATCACCTCGGCCTGCCGCTTTGAAAGCGAGCCGTTCTGGCTGAACGAGAGAGGGTTCCGCACCCGCCAGCCCAACCGCTATCTCTCGGCCATCGACCTCACCAATTTCGAGGCGCGGGCCATGACCAGGGCCGCGATTGTCGTGCCGGTCCATCTGCCCTTTGGCCAGATCGGGGCGGTTTCCTTCAACCCTCTGGACCAGTCGGTCACCGATCTTGCGGCCATGTTCGACCGCTACGGCGACATATTCGGCCTGCTGGGCCGCACCTTCATCGCCAGCTATGTCAACACGATGGGGCTGGTACAGGCTTTGCCCGCCAAATCGCGCCTGTCCAAGCGCGAGGTGGAATGCCTGCGCTGGGCCGCGATCGGCAAAACCGATCTTGAAATCAGCATGATCATCGGCCGCAGCCGCGCCACCGTGCGGTTTCATATCCACAATGCCTCGATCAAGCTGGACGCGGTCAATCGCAGCCAGACGGTCTTCAAGGCGGCGCAACTGGGCTATATTTCGCTGCACAAGTGA
- a CDS encoding SDR family NAD(P)-dependent oxidoreductase, producing MASRLEGKVALVTGGTGGIGAGAVRRLAADGAKVVFTGSKADIGEALAGEVGGMFVSHRVEDAAAWPTLIDTVLEAYGRLDIAFANAGTEQGDASIEDVSIEAWSRLVGINQTGVMLTVQQAIRAMAKNEGATGSIIINSSMNAARPLGNYVTYSTTKAAVVALAKSAAVYCGQKKYRIRVNAILPGVVETDLIRNIMESMPDPAAVRAIYEGMAPLNRMARVEEVAGLVAYLASDEAAFVSGAEITIDGATTAGMMGV from the coding sequence GTGGCCAGCAGGCTGGAAGGAAAAGTTGCGCTTGTGACGGGCGGAACCGGCGGGATCGGCGCGGGTGCGGTGCGGCGTCTGGCCGCAGACGGGGCCAAAGTGGTCTTCACCGGATCAAAGGCCGACATCGGCGAGGCGCTGGCGGGTGAGGTCGGCGGAATGTTCGTCAGCCACCGGGTCGAGGATGCCGCCGCATGGCCTACGCTGATCGACACGGTGCTGGAGGCCTATGGAAGGCTCGACATCGCCTTTGCCAATGCCGGGACCGAACAGGGCGATGCCAGCATCGAGGACGTTTCCATCGAGGCATGGAGCAGGCTGGTCGGCATCAACCAGACCGGGGTGATGCTGACCGTGCAGCAGGCGATCCGCGCGATGGCCAAAAATGAGGGCGCGACCGGATCGATCATCATCAATTCCAGCATGAATGCCGCGCGGCCCCTTGGCAATTACGTCACCTATTCCACCACCAAGGCGGCGGTTGTGGCCTTGGCCAAATCGGCGGCGGTCTATTGCGGGCAGAAGAAATATCGCATCCGCGTCAATGCCATCCTGCCGGGCGTCGTGGAAACCGATCTCATCCGCAACATCATGGAAAGCATGCCCGATCCCGCCGCCGTGCGCGCGATCTATGAAGGCATGGCGCCGCTGAACCGCATGGCGCGGGTCGAGGAAGTGGCGGGCCTTGTGGCCTATCTGGCCAGTGACGAGGCCGCCTTTGTTTCAGGCGCGGAAATCACGATCGATGGGGCCACCACCGCCGGCATGATGGGAGTTTGA
- a CDS encoding aromatic ring-hydroxylating oxygenase subunit alpha, whose product MTLQQNKSRYSPEFDVAVRGDTITADRYISPEWMKKEHANLWPKVWHLGGMLAELEEEGDFIRHDFGKESVIMVRQADDTIRAFYNSCPHRGNRLVLGDAGHMPRITCGYHGWQFTPDGVLAKVQDPDDFPDGNPCGKVHLSELRCETWGPFVFWCMDDDVPPLREWMAPLPDRLANYGLDNWVRVLKLSCDADFNWKIIRDNFNESYHLPTIHPELATFINDGLPTTLFEMYESGHNSMWMIGHQATTRADYHSAEVPAPLDDIARAWGIDPADYNGHTGDIRAAVIEAKRRLGPERGYTMYADMTDQQLVDYFHCTLFPNLTLTMSPEQLQVLRTEPHPTDPEKCIFQHWVLMPPIKGMKEVVTPIGTVPLRHDAVVRHSTYGDGVSLGFVADQDLSIGTTQQQGLNSRGFKGCFLPAQEKRIQRFHELLNDYVEGRR is encoded by the coding sequence ATGACGCTTCAGCAAAACAAGTCGCGCTATTCGCCCGAATTCGATGTGGCCGTGCGCGGCGACACGATCACGGCGGATCGCTATATCTCGCCGGAATGGATGAAGAAGGAACACGCCAACCTCTGGCCCAAAGTATGGCATCTGGGCGGCATGCTGGCCGAACTGGAGGAAGAGGGCGACTTTATCCGCCATGATTTCGGCAAGGAATCGGTCATCATGGTCCGCCAGGCCGATGACACGATCCGGGCTTTCTACAACTCCTGTCCGCATCGCGGCAACCGGCTGGTGCTGGGCGATGCGGGGCATATGCCGCGCATCACCTGCGGCTATCACGGGTGGCAGTTCACCCCCGATGGCGTGCTGGCCAAGGTGCAGGACCCCGATGATTTCCCCGATGGCAACCCCTGCGGCAAGGTGCATCTGTCCGAATTGCGCTGCGAGACATGGGGGCCTTTCGTGTTCTGGTGCATGGACGATGATGTCCCGCCCTTGCGCGAATGGATGGCGCCCTTGCCGGACCGTCTGGCCAATTACGGCCTCGACAATTGGGTGCGCGTGCTCAAACTGTCATGCGATGCCGATTTCAACTGGAAGATCATCCGCGACAATTTCAACGAGAGCTATCACCTGCCCACCATCCATCCCGAACTGGCCACATTCATCAATGACGGCCTGCCCACCACCTTGTTCGAAATGTATGAGAGCGGGCATAATTCGATGTGGATGATCGGCCATCAGGCCACCACCCGCGCCGATTATCACAGCGCCGAAGTGCCCGCCCCGCTCGACGACATTGCGCGGGCATGGGGCATCGACCCGGCCGATTACAACGGCCACACCGGCGATATTCGCGCCGCCGTGATCGAGGCGAAACGCCGCCTCGGCCCGGAACGCGGCTATACGATGTATGCCGACATGACCGATCAGCAATTGGTGGACTATTTCCACTGCACGCTGTTTCCCAATCTGACGCTGACCATGTCGCCCGAACAGCTTCAGGTCCTGCGCACCGAGCCGCATCCCACCGACCCGGAAAAGTGCATCTTTCAGCATTGGGTGCTGATGCCTCCCATCAAGGGCATGAAGGAAGTGGTCACGCCCATCGGCACCGTTCCCCTGCGCCATGACGCCGTGGTGCGCCACAGCACCTATGGCGATGGCGTCTCGCTGGGCTTTGTCGCGGATCAGGATCTGTCGATCGGCACGACCCAGCAGCAGGGCCTCAATTCGCGCGGCTTCAAGGGTTGTTTCCTGCCCGCACAGGAAAAGCGCATCCAACGCTTTCACGAATTGCTCAATGACTATGTCGAGGGCCGGAGATGA
- a CDS encoding nuclear transport factor 2 family protein, whose translation MTCPPSERIAIADLITAYALAVDRIGDADGVAALFAPDGVYDLAALGMGEMKGRAAVREFFVNAFAGMAQNAHFISNIVVTAYEAAGAAQVEAYGHAFSLGKDGNLLEVKARYAFELVRRGNGWLIARLGMAMLLPPVVTAQG comes from the coding sequence ATGACCTGCCCGCCTTCGGAGCGGATCGCCATCGCCGATCTGATCACCGCCTATGCGCTGGCGGTGGACCGGATCGGGGATGCCGATGGGGTGGCCGCGCTGTTTGCCCCCGATGGCGTCTATGATCTGGCTGCGCTGGGCATGGGCGAGATGAAGGGGCGCGCGGCGGTGCGCGAATTTTTCGTCAACGCCTTTGCCGGCATGGCGCAAAACGCCCATTTCATCAGCAATATCGTGGTCACAGCCTATGAGGCCGCAGGGGCCGCGCAGGTAGAGGCCTATGGCCATGCCTTCAGCCTGGGCAAGGACGGCAACCTGCTGGAGGTCAAGGCGCGCTATGCTTTTGAACTGGTGCGGCGGGGCAATGGCTGGCTGATCGCGCGGCTTGGCATGGCGATGCTGCTGCCCCCGGTGGTCACGGCGCAAGGGTAG
- a CDS encoding SDR family NAD(P)-dependent oxidoreductase — protein sequence MSISLNKVVAVVTGARGGIGREVVRAMKEAGATVVATDMVAPGDVGADHALAHDVTSPGDWQAVAELVGREYGRLDALVNVAAISIVASIEETPLEEWRRIHQVNVESVIVGVQTLLPLLKEGGKARESGASIVNFSSVGGIKGAPFNGAYCTSKAAVKMLSKCMGAEFAALGYNIRANSVHPGGIDTPMLQSIMQRYVDLGAVPSIEASMQGVVAAHPIGRLGRPEEMAGGVVYLCSDAASFVTCSEFMMDGGYCMS from the coding sequence ATGAGCATTTCCCTGAACAAGGTGGTGGCCGTGGTGACGGGCGCGCGGGGCGGCATCGGGCGCGAAGTGGTGCGCGCGATGAAGGAGGCGGGCGCAACGGTCGTGGCCACCGATATGGTGGCCCCCGGCGATGTCGGGGCCGATCATGCGCTGGCCCATGATGTCACCTCGCCAGGCGACTGGCAGGCGGTGGCCGAACTGGTGGGCCGCGAATATGGGCGCCTGGATGCGCTGGTCAATGTGGCCGCCATCAGCATCGTGGCCAGCATCGAGGAAACCCCGCTGGAGGAATGGCGGCGCATCCATCAGGTCAATGTCGAAAGCGTGATCGTGGGGGTGCAGACCCTGCTGCCGCTGCTGAAAGAAGGCGGCAAGGCGCGCGAGAGCGGCGCGTCCATCGTCAATTTTTCCAGCGTGGGCGGGATCAAGGGCGCGCCCTTCAACGGCGCCTATTGCACCAGCAAGGCGGCGGTCAAGATGCTGTCCAAATGCATGGGCGCCGAATTCGCCGCGCTGGGCTATAACATCCGCGCCAACAGCGTCCATCCCGGCGGCATCGACACGCCGATGCTGCAATCCATCATGCAGCGCTATGTCGATCTGGGGGCGGTGCCCTCGATCGAGGCATCGATGCAGGGCGTGGTGGCGGCCCATCCCATCGGGCGGCTGGGGCGGCCCGAAGAGATGGCGGGCGGGGTGGTCTATCTCTGCTCGGACGCGGCCAGTTTCGTGACCTGCAGCGAGTTCATGATGGATGGCGGCTATTGCATGAGCTGA
- a CDS encoding acyl-CoA dehydrogenase family protein, whose translation MNFDLSEEETMLEALADRFAAERYDIERRRTYQAQPYGFSQENWDMLGEFGLMAAPVAPEHGGLGLTAGAMVTLFMALGRGLVVEPLCESVLVGSRLLLAGADESLAAHWADDLCSGRRRVALAHCERTTRGVAASAQGVRISGEKHCVPAGLGADAYIVSAVGDQGVELYLVPADAPGLSVTPWRMIDGSLAALLRFDNVEASHRLSGGLGLLDAIMPLADLARAAEAVGVMQRIFDESLEYLRTRSQFNTALGRFQAIQHRMVAHYAALEQSKALINSALVAEGQEGFASAVHGARAFISQVSVELGHDMIQFHGGMGVTDELSIGHGHKRLVLLSRWPEDPLAQLDRYAQEAA comes from the coding sequence GTGAATTTCGATCTCAGCGAAGAAGAAACGATGCTTGAGGCTCTGGCCGACCGTTTTGCAGCGGAGCGCTATGACATCGAGCGGCGACGGACCTATCAGGCCCAACCCTATGGTTTCAGTCAGGAAAACTGGGATATGCTGGGCGAATTCGGCCTGATGGCGGCGCCCGTCGCGCCCGAACATGGGGGGCTGGGATTGACCGCCGGGGCGATGGTCACATTGTTCATGGCGCTGGGCCGCGGGTTGGTGGTCGAGCCTTTGTGCGAAAGCGTGCTGGTGGGCTCGCGCCTGTTGCTGGCGGGCGCTGACGAATCGCTGGCGGCGCATTGGGCCGATGATCTTTGCAGCGGCCGCCGCCGCGTCGCGCTGGCCCATTGCGAACGCACCACGCGCGGCGTTGCGGCCAGTGCCCAAGGCGTGCGCATCAGCGGCGAAAAGCATTGTGTGCCCGCCGGCCTTGGGGCCGATGCCTATATCGTCAGCGCCGTCGGGGATCAGGGCGTCGAACTCTATCTGGTGCCTGCCGATGCGCCGGGCCTGTCGGTCACGCCCTGGCGGATGATCGACGGCAGTCTGGCGGCTTTGCTGAGGTTCGACAATGTGGAGGCCAGCCATCGGCTTTCGGGCGGGTTGGGCTTGCTGGATGCGATCATGCCGCTGGCCGATCTGGCCCGCGCCGCCGAAGCGGTGGGCGTCATGCAGCGCATTTTTGATGAATCGCTGGAATATCTGCGCACCCGCAGCCAGTTCAACACCGCGCTTGGCCGGTTTCAGGCGATCCAGCACCGGATGGTTGCCCATTATGCCGCGCTGGAGCAGAGCAAGGCGCTGATCAATTCCGCGCTGGTGGCCGAAGGACAGGAAGGGTTTGCCTCCGCCGTCCACGGCGCAAGGGCCTTTATCAGTCAGGTGTCGGTGGAACTGGGCCATGACATGATCCAGTTCCATGGCGGCATGGGCGTGACCGACGAGCTTTCCATCGGCCATGGCCATAAAAGGCTGGTGCTGCTCTCGCGCTGGCCCGAAGATCCGCTGGCCCAGCTTGACCGCTATGCGCAGGAGGCGGCCTGA